In Nocardioides sp. WS12, the DNA window AGGAAGTCGTGGTCACGTCGGTCTCCTCGGGTCGGGGCCCGCCCAGTGCAGCCGGACGGGCTACCTCAGGCTGCCGTCCTGACCCGCCCCGGAGAACCGGCAGTTCCGGGGTCCGGAACCGGTCCGTCAGACCCGACCGCGGCTCACCAACTGTCGCCGTCCATCTCGTTTCCCGGGGTGGAACGCAGCAAGCCCCGGTAGGCGTCCCGCACCGTGCGACCGTCTCGCAGGACCCCCAGCACCTCACGGGCGATGGGCACCTGGACACCCAGCTGTTCAGCCAGCTCGACGAGCACCGGTGCCGTCGCCACACCCTCGGCGACCTGGCTCATCTGGCCCAGGATCTCCTCCACGGTCTTGCCTCGGCCCAGCTCCTCACCGACATGGCGATTGCGGCTGCGACTACTGGTGCAGGTGACGATGAGGTCGCCCATCCCGGCCAGGCCGGCAAAGGTCTCCATCCGGCCACCCATCGCCACGCCGAGGCGAGCCATCTCGTGTCCCGCGCGCGTCATGACCATGGCCTTGGTGTTGTAGCCGGCCTCGGCTCCGTCCGCCATGCCCACGGCGATGGCGTAGACGTTCTTGCAGGCTCCCGCGATCTCCACTCCCCTGACGTCGGAGGACGAGTAGATCCGGAAACGATTGGTCCGGAAGAGCTCGGCGAGCTGGCTCGCCAGCGCCTCGTCCGGCATCGCCAGCGTGGCGGCGGTCGCCATCCCGCTCGCCACCTCGGCGGCGATGTTCGGCCCTGACAGAGCGCCCGCCGGGTGCCCGGGCAGCTCCTCGGCGATGACCTCGGTCATGGTCTTGTGTGTCCCGCGTTCCAGGCCCTTGGACAGGCTGACAACAGGGATCCAGGGACGGATCGTGGGAGCGATCTCGCGCAGGACGGCCCGGAGTGACTGTGCCGGGATGGCGGCCACCACCACGTCCGCGCTCTCCACGGCGCGGTGCAGGTCCGTGGTCGCCTCGAGCGCCTTGGGCAGGGCGAGACCGGGGAGGTAGCGCTCGTTGACGTGACGCTCGCCCACCGACTGCGCCGTTTCCGGATCGCGCGCCCACAGGACGGTCGGGGAGCTTCGCGAGGCAATGGCCGCAACCGTGGTTCCCCACGAGCCTGCGCCGAGGACAGCAACCCGAGGGGTCTTCATCGCGGTGGTCACACCCGACGGAAGAGAGCAGCGAGCGCCTGTCCGCCACCGATGCACATGGTCACGATGCCGAGTTCGAGATCGCGCCGCTCGAGGTCCTTGGCGACTCGGAGCGACAGGATCGCTCCCGTCGCGCCGACGGCGTGGCCGAGGGCGATCGCACCGCCATAGGGGTTCACTTGCTCCGGGGAGAGCCCGGCGTCACGCGCCACCGCGACCGCCTGCGAAGCGAACGCCTCGTTCAGTTCGATGATCCCGATGTCGGACGGGGTGGTGCCGGTCTTCTCGAACAGCGACTGGAGCGCGAGGACCGGCGCGTAGCCCATCAGCTCCGGCTCCATGGCTGCGGTGGTCACGGCTTCCAGCGCCACGAGCGGACGCAGGCCTCGCTCGGCGGCGGCCGACTCGGTCGCCAGCACCACTGCGGCGGCGCCGTCGTTGATGCCCGACGCGTTGCCGGCCGTGACCGTGCCGTCCTTCTGGAACGCGGGACGTAGCCCGGCCAGGGTCTCGATCGTGGTGGTGGGCTTCGGGTGCTCGTCCTCGGTCACCGTGAACGGCTTCCGGCCACCGACCTCGACCGGCACGATCTCCTCGGCGAAGACAGCCTTCGCCTCGGCGGTCGCGGCCCGGCGCTGCGACTCGAGGGCGAACTCGTCCTGCTCGACCCGCGTGACGCCGTACTTCGCCGCGACGTTCTCGGCCGTGATGCCCATGTGCACGCCATGGAACGGATCGGTCAGCATCATCACCGTGCCGTCGACGAGGGAGCGGTCGCCGAGCTTGTAGCCCGCGCGCGCACCGAAGTCATAGAACGGCATGCGGGTCATCGATTCGTCCCCACCGGCCACAGCGATGTCGAGATCGTTCCAGCGCATCTCCATCGCCGCCGACCAGATCGCCTGCAGCCCGGATCCGCACAGTCGATTGACGGTGAACGCAGGGACGCTCTTCGGCAGTCCCGCGGCCATCGCGACCCGGCGCGCGTTGTAGGCGTCCGGGCCGACCTGGCCGATGCAACCCATCACGACTTCCTGCACGTCCTCGGCGGCAACGCCGGAACGCTCGAGCGCAGCCCGGGTCGCGGTCGCGCCGAGTTCGAATCCGGGGACGTCCTTGAACACGCCACCGAAGCTGCCCACGGGGGTCCGCGCGCCGTCCACCAGAAGGATCTGCTCGTTCATCACCACTCCTCAATCACCACGGTCATGCACTTGCTGCACATGTCGACTCCTCGCGCCGACCCCGGCGGGATCGGGAACGGGAGATCGAGAATGCGCCGCCACGAATAGGCCCAGATGCCGCAGGCGGTGGACATGGTGCCCATCTCCTTCGCATGCGCCAGTGACACCGGACGGGTCTGGAGGATGCCGCCCTCCTCGCGATGCTGGACGAAGGCCGCTGTGACGTACCAGGGACCGCCAGCGACGCGCCAGCGGCGGGTCGGTGCTGCCATCTCAACTCCTGCAATCACGGTCACGGGATCACCTCATCTGCCACACGGGCGTTCGCTTCTCGCGGAAGGCAGAGACGCCCTCCTTGATGTCTTCGGTCGTGAAGGCCAGGGCGAGTTGGGCCTGGAGCGCCGACAAGGCCGCGTTCAGGTCCATGTCCCTGGTCGCGTCGATGGCGTCCTTGCCCAGGCGCATCAGCAGGGGCGACTTGGCCGCGAGGCGGTGGGCCCAGTCCTGGACAGTCGCGTCGAACTCGTCGGCCGGAACAACGACGTTCACGATGTCGAGCCGCTCGGCCTCCGCCGCATCGATCGGTTCGCCGAGCATCATCAACTGGTTCGCCCGCATCCGCGGGACGTTGCGGTAGATCAGCGCCGAGATCATGAAGGGGAAGACACCGACGTTGATCTCGGGACATCCGAACCGGACGCCCTCCCTGGCAATCACCAGGTC includes these proteins:
- a CDS encoding NAD(P)H-dependent glycerol-3-phosphate dehydrogenase; amino-acid sequence: MKTPRVAVLGAGSWGTTVAAIASRSSPTVLWARDPETAQSVGERHVNERYLPGLALPKALEATTDLHRAVESADVVVAAIPAQSLRAVLREIAPTIRPWIPVVSLSKGLERGTHKTMTEVIAEELPGHPAGALSGPNIAAEVASGMATAATLAMPDEALASQLAELFRTNRFRIYSSSDVRGVEIAGACKNVYAIAVGMADGAEAGYNTKAMVMTRAGHEMARLGVAMGGRMETFAGLAGMGDLIVTCTSSRSRNRHVGEELGRGKTVEEILGQMSQVAEGVATAPVLVELAEQLGVQVPIAREVLGVLRDGRTVRDAYRGLLRSTPGNEMDGDSW
- a CDS encoding enoyl-CoA hydratase/isomerase family protein; the protein is MSLVRYEVDDHGVAFVTLDSPATRNALSDELLDELLAAVEQAGADDAVRVVVLGSSHDRIFSAGGDLKAFASDAPTITKYAGLDRFPRLYALIGGLGKPVICAAGGDVLAGSFGLALACDLVIAREGVRFGCPEINVGVFPFMISALIYRNVPRMRANQLMMLGEPIDAAEAERLDIVNVVVPADEFDATVQDWAHRLAAKSPLLMRLGKDAIDATRDMDLNAALSALQAQLALAFTTEDIKEGVSAFREKRTPVWQMR
- a CDS encoding thiolase family protein, whose translation is MNEQILLVDGARTPVGSFGGVFKDVPGFELGATATRAALERSGVAAEDVQEVVMGCIGQVGPDAYNARRVAMAAGLPKSVPAFTVNRLCGSGLQAIWSAAMEMRWNDLDIAVAGGDESMTRMPFYDFGARAGYKLGDRSLVDGTVMMLTDPFHGVHMGITAENVAAKYGVTRVEQDEFALESQRRAATAEAKAVFAEEIVPVEVGGRKPFTVTEDEHPKPTTTIETLAGLRPAFQKDGTVTAGNASGINDGAAAVVLATESAAAERGLRPLVALEAVTTAAMEPELMGYAPVLALQSLFEKTGTTPSDIGIIELNEAFASQAVAVARDAGLSPEQVNPYGGAIALGHAVGATGAILSLRVAKDLERRDLELGIVTMCIGGGQALAALFRRV